The following is a genomic window from Chanos chanos chromosome 1, fChaCha1.1, whole genome shotgun sequence.
CGAGACACATGTTTTTAACCTGAAAACCCAAGCTGTAAAATCCCGACCTGACGCAAGAAACTACAAAGGTGGTCTACAACAAGATCTCCCGATTCATAAAACAATTTGCTTTGAAGATATCACAGAACACAGTGGAGGAGCTGCAGTTGGcatggtgtttttttcttctcccacaACATGCTAGCATCACATGCTGCTCTACAACGCCCAGGCCCGgactctctcacctctctgtcgAACTGCGAGATGGGGGCGTCGCCCCCTCCGTCCATCCCTCCGCTGGACGAGAGAGAACCCTCCGAGGGCGACGTCATGGTTTGCCGTTTGGAGGAGCTGGAACCGTAACTGCCGCTAGACAGCTCCCTCCTCAGCGCGCTGCCGTTCTGAGAGGAAGAgcctgaaaaagaaagacaggaaaaaaaaaaaaaaaaacacagagaaagaatgagagtgaCACAAAGCTGGCACTTAACAGACAAAACCTTTCTGAAGTCATGGAAGGTCTTCAGTCCCTAACAAGCAACTCATTCTGATCCTCAACAGGGTTCTGAAGACACAAAGCAGATTATAATACTGAGGGACAATGCTGTTCCTAAAACAGTGTGAGGTGCTTGTATGTCACTTCTATTTTTGAATTTCCCCCacatttctcactgtctctcacacacacacacacacacacacacacacacacacacacacactagctacgctctctctccttgctctgGTAAAGCCGGTGCGGCAGGAATACTCACGTGTGCCCAGTCCGCTGCTGGCACTTACGGAGCGGCCCGGTTCAGGCCTGGCCTTACTGATGGAGGGGATACTGACGGACCCTCCTAACACACCGCGGCTCTCCTGGGGACGAATGTTCTGCAAATCAAAGGATTAGCACGTGCAGGAGATAAGTATTAAAGAgtagaatggagagagagagagagagatttaaatgaACACTACAAACAACTACACGAACACtacaaacactgcaaacaacTCTACTTGGGTAGTCAAGGAGGAGCAGTCAAACTGGTGAAACAGATTCTAAAAATCATAGCGGATTGTCAGTTACTcaagaaaaaacagatgacatCGGATGACGTCATAAAATCTGCCAAAAAGTAATGTTGCGTATCACACTGCCCcttcaaaagggaaaaaaaaaaaacaagtggaaaAGAAACCCCAACAAAACCAacggaaataaataaataaaaaattaggcAAGGGCAAGGCAAATTTACCATAAAAGGCACCTCTGCAAGCAGATTTGCTTTTATAATTCCATGTTGCACATAAATagtgtccactagagggcaccaAGCCCTACAGGCCGGACTGTCTGGTGTGTCCTCAACTACACTGTATAATCTGAACCAGTAATATGGTTGCCCCCGGTTAATAGTGGCTCCTTTTAAATTAATCAATACTGTGACTTTCGCACAAAACATAATCTAAAaactaaggctgctggtccATTAGATTCACCATAAACACTTAGCTCGTGAGAGGGTGGTATGCACAGAGGAAATGGaagatgaatggagagatgaaGATTACTATGTTGTTTTAGGGCAGACACAGCGATACACAGAAAGCATTAGGTAAGGGTTCGTTTAGTGCGTCTGAGGGCATATTAGAAATAAAGTCGCTGCAAACTGAAGTGAGCCTATCGTTAGGTGCATGTGCGCAAGACgctatgtgaatgtgtgtctgtgtgtggacgCGTATGAGGAGGATCTATTCATATGCAGTGCTCGTGTGAGCTATGTATGCCTGCAGAGATGCAtctacacaaacaccacaccagTCCCTGGCCCTACCAGAGAGCAGACGGAGGCTGGGGTCCCGGGGGCGGAGCTGAGGGAAGGGGAGTGGGAGGAGAAGGGGGTGGAGTCCTGGGACAGGAAGTTCTCAGCAGAGTGGACAGTCATGTGATAGACATGCTCAAAGCTGGTGGGAGTGGAGATGAGACgcaggtggggggaggggacagGAGAACCCGGCTACAGAGATAAGAGTGAGAACCAGGGAAGGAGTGAGGAGGAAGGAGtaggaagaaaaggaaagataagaatagaaagaaagaaagaaagaaagaaagaaagaaaggaaaaagaaaaagccatgCACAAATCTACTGCTGAATGACATCAACAAAAACGAAAAGGAACAATTTCAGTGAATGTAATGATACAAAAACTAATCATGAACAAGATTATGAACATGGGCAATGCTTCAGaggcacaaaacagaaaagcatcGACCGTCTCCCCCCCGAGAAGAAATAGAAAAGACACCACAGAAATGAGGACAATCTTCAAACTGTTCAAAGAGACTGCAAGACCAAATATCGGATTCTTAACAGTCCTCTCAGACAGAATGCTGTATCAAAAAGGGAGACAGGCCAGTGAAGTTGAAGGGAACAGCTTGGCTGAACAGACATAAAGTGGGTTAACGCTGTACGGGTCTTACCATAGGCAGGTCTTTGAGGATCTGAATGCCGTCCCCTGGTCCCATATGAACCACGTGGTTAAAGTTGGTTGGGTTGGAGATCAACTTATTCCTCATCTCTGGATCCCTCaacatctctctgagagtcaaaCGGTCGACGTTAATTGAAATACATACGAGTGCTCAGGTCTCCGGTAGCAATTTTGTGTCGAGCGTGTGCGTATAATTTCATATTGTTTGACATGTTGACTTCGTTGCACTGGAGAAGGAGTGTGTTGTGAGTGGGTGAGTGCGGCGAGCTTGTGTAATACTACTGCCCTGTGTAACACCATCACACTGAGTTCTCTCTGTGTAAGCGCTCTGTTTTCCATCATGTGAAGAGGACAGTTCGGTGccgtgtttatgtttgttgGTTACCTTCTCTGCTGCAGTCTCTCCTCTTCGGGCACTCTGAAGGAGAAGCGGCGTTTGCTGGTCATGCTACGAACCATCTGCTTCCTGCTGTTGTCAGACGTCTCTGGGACGACCAGCTCATCTCCCTCTGCAACGGCGACAGTCAAAGGAATTACATATTCATTTAGATCTCCACTTTTATTTCAGATAAAGACTGAGACACAAGGAGAGAGTGCTTCTGGGAGCTCAGAGGGTGTACCTGCGGTCTTGTTTTTGAAGTAAATGAGACGCACTGTCTCCAGTCCCAGCAGGTTAAGGGAGCCGTCTGTGTTTAGCGGACGCACCTGGAAAACAGAGGTAGAGGTAATTAACACACCCTGTTACAGTGAAAGAACCGGCTTGTTTAAgtcatacactatcacactgtCAAAgcacatgatcacacacacacacacacacacacactgcagctgaaGGCTTCAGTGAAGACAACTGCAAGCCAAACACAATTGGTGCCTGCAGCTGCATTTAATTGTCTGAGGtggtgtttatatttttttgaaTCTCTGTGACTTTTCTGCGTTTACCAGACACATTGTGACCTGGTCAACGTACCTTTTTCAGCGGGATAGTCTGAATCCACTCCATGGTGTTGACATCAAACACGTCTACTGCGTTTTCACTATACACGGACAGGTAAGGTGCATTATAACCTGAAGAAGAACGAGGAAGAGGGCACGATAAATGTTTCACGTTTGCAATTCCGTGTCTCTACCGTTACAATTTTTCataacacaataacaaaaaaaacagttgaaatgTTGCTGAGGTAAAAGAAGttaggaagagaaaagagaacatgaaTATTTCCACACTCACAGCAGGCACTGGGGTTGGCAGGCCACATCAGCTCCTGCTGCCGCGAGCGTCGACCCTGGCAGTCCACGTAAACGCCGATactactgaaacacagcagcagcTCTTTGCTGGAGATCTCCACCGCGCAGAGAGCGTCCAAGTTCAAGTGGCCGATGAAAGCCAGGGTGTGGTCCTCGGGATGGAGGAGGCTGACGGGGCTGGACTCCCCGTGCACGCTGTAGCGGGTGAAACCGGCCTGATAGCCGACGTACAGCTTCTCGCTCAGCAGCGCCATCCACTGGACGTTGGCGGGCGCCTGGAACTCCCGCAGCTTGCGGTGACGCGCCTTGCTCTTGTTGAGCTCGTAGCAGATGACCTGCCGTTTCATGGCCACGCCCAGGCAGGTGAGGGAACCGTGTCTCACCGTCCCTGAGGTCAACGCCTGGCAACCTTTGGTCTCGGCCAGCTTTTGGAAATCCGTCTCGCGGTCGTCCAGCGCGGCCATGGGGAAGAGTCGGACGTGGCGGTTCCGGCCGGAGATGACGGCTAGCAGCTGCTCGGTGGGGATCAGCTCAATGTTGTGGACCTTCTTGTTGTCCCCTACCCTTATGATTTCTATTAGAGAAGACACAAGGAAGGTACTTTAGCAGTGATTACAGCTCTGTACTGCAAAGATTAAGCTCATTTACATGCAGTGGTTTGTATTCTCaccatgcttggtttgtattctacCTGTCTTTGAAGTCATGTTGGATAAAAGTATCTGCTAAATGAGTACAAGCTAATGTTTGTACAGATCATTTATCAAGCTTACCATCTTTGGTGACGTGGATAACATATAAACCCTCCTCGTTCCCCAGAGCTATCCGCTCATGATCTGCAAATGAACAGAGGAACATGGAGTGTAACTGTAGGGTACACGTGTGTGAAGGAGTTCTTTGATATTTGTATACCGAGATGACACTAACAGGTCCAAACGAACAGGGCACGGTTCAGTTCAAACTGGCttaaactgaaaaacactttccGAGATGGAACTCAGACGAGACAAGACGCACAACTGAggagcattttgttttgtctgtgcagGAGAGCTCTGAGACCAGGCGAGCGTGCTATCTTTAAAAGTGGCCGGCTCAGCGTAAGGTAAACAGGCAGGCAACCGGGGCAGAAGGCCTAAACGAGAGTGGAGTACCTATAATGGCAGCAGACTGGGTGGTCTTGATGAGAGGCAGAGTGCTGTCGTAAGCCTCTTTGGGCACATAAACAAAGCGCTCCTTCAGCTTGTTCTTCTTTAGAAGGCGATGCAGCTCGGTCAGGACGCCCACCCACTTGTTCCTGTCCTGGTCACTGTCGGCCAGGATGAGGATGGAGCACTTCTTACTGCTGGAGGTAGACAGCTGAGACGCGGTCACCTACGGGAACAGAGATGACATCAGGACGCtgttcaacaacaacaacagtcaaCGCCAACCAAACATTCTTAACGCGTCTAACGAACGCAAAAAACCAACGAATGCCATGGTGGATGACTGGTTAAGGTACAAGTTGTATGTATAAACAGCTGAGTTTTACTGGGTTTCGATTTGCAGActtacagtcacattaacagGACCATCGTAAAGGGGACTTATTGGGTTCATACTCTTTTGGCTTTGAGAGGCAAGTAAAACGTTTATAAATATGTCTTTTCAGTGACGTGGCTCACCCTGAAGATGCAGGGAATGTCCTTACGGTTGGCGTGAATCACGTCGGATGCCAAAACCGAGCTGACTGAGAATTCCTCGTCCCTACAacgaaaacacacaaaacccatcGGTCTCATTCATCCGGTCACAAGCAGGAGAAGGTACGAGAGTGGTCCGAGTGGcttaaattttaaatatttattttacgCTCATAACTGACCTCATGTCTATAATCTGGCTGACCACGATGCTAGGCTGGGCGGCCTTACCCTCAGCCACATCATAGAGGAAGAGTTTAAAATCACAGACCACGGCCAAGGCTCTCTGCCAACCCTTCTTCACCCCTGCAGGCTTGGGTACCTGCACAAGCACAGTCGGGGTTATTTATACAGGGACAGAACACTTGTTGAACATGTATCCAAACTGCCAATTCTTACACAGCTATATAAAAAGAAGAGCACTGGATTAGTCCAACACTACAAAGATGATTGAATTCACAACAAAACAAGCTCCTTATTACTTGAGTGTGTTGTGCCACTGAAATggtaaaaaaatagaaaaagtaTATGAAGCCCTAGAGATGCAGTGAAAAATGAAGTGGGACAGTGGCtgattttggggggggtgtctttcttttctctacaGGATCttttacacattacacaaagGAAAGATGCCTTACCCTAACATGTCCCTCAAAAGCTGTGCCAATGCCCTTTTGGGGGTCGACCCCCAGTGGTCCTTTGGTTTGGTCAGGTGGAATGGGGCAGACTGCCGGGGCTTTGTCCGCACAGGTCACGTGACAGGAGAACTCACAGACTACGGGGAagggacagagagtgggaggggacagagagtgggaggggacagagagtgagagaggacagagagtgagagaggacagagagtgtgggaggacagagagtgtgggaggacagagagtgagagaggacagagagtgagacaggacagagggtgagaggggacagagagtgagaggggacagagattgagagaggaaagagtgtaggaggacagagagtgagagaggacagagagtgagagaggaaagagagtgagagaggacagagattgagagcagacaggaggatGAGTGTTTTAACATTAAATGCTCCAATGATGAGCCATGCTAATTAAACCTATTTAAAACAATGCGGCATGAGCTGACGGGTACCTTCACAGGTGCAGCCCTGTCGAATGAGCCCCACCATCAGAGACGTGCACTGGTTACACTTTGTAGGAGTGGTGAAAGTCTTTACCACAAACTGGTGAGCTTTGGGCTGGATAAGAAACACAGAAGAGACTCAGcatgaaacataacacagacaATTTATCAAAGTCAACATTCTGCACGATGTCAACATTCTGCACGATGTCAACATTCTGCACGATGTGCacgcaaagaaagaaaatccctctatggtttttttctgttgtttttttttaaatccctctgACCTTGGGTGTTATAAGACCAGAGCTGCTGTATCCTGATCGTATGGTTGGCGTTTGTGCACTTCGCTGATCCGCCACCTGGAAGACGAAAGAAGGCAGACAATTTACCACAGCAGTTTCCCAATTCCGGTTGCTGTGCTGGCCACTTAACACAGGTTACACAGTGCAGGCACCTAACTGGAATATGCATATTAGAGTAAATAACAGGTAAAAACTGAGCTAAAACAGGGCCGAGAGATCACCTCTGGCTGCTCCGCATCACTGGCGGTCGAAGGGGAGCGAGATCGGAGCTGGGATTTGACGTCCTCTTCCCGGGATGGAGTGTTGGACAGACTGAAGTTGTCGACTGAGTCGATCTGGAGAGTGTGGAGACGTGGGTGAGGACAGAGACACATGACAGAACAAGCAACAAGATAAACTATCTCTTCTAGCAGGGAGAACTAGAGACACACTGGCAATACCAGCAAGATCTGTGCATAGCGTTCTTAGAATGTATTATGGCTTCGCATGAAGGCttacagtcaaaaaaaaaaaatcttcactcTCCACCATGCAAAAGATGTCTGTGTACGAGCACAAACTTTTACTTCAAGAGTGAACAGAAGAGCACACTCCTGCATTCCCATAGGAGACAAGATATCGCCCAATGCTTAAGACAGAGCAATGCACCTCTACACCACAGCTTAATGAGGAGACGCAAAGGAGGAACATCAGAATACAAGAGGGAAaatgtgtgggggttttttttttgttgtttttctagCCAGAGAAAAAGCCCATGTATGCAACAAGAACTAGTATTTTAAGTCAGTGGAAAACAGGGAAAAGTTAAACTAGTCAGTCAAAAATCACTGCAatttttttggggtttgtttgtttaattcaaATGAAGCCTGTAACTCTGACTGGCATGACAGCACAGGCACAATGGTCACGGTGCTGCCAGTGACCCAGGGGCATGCAGGGGTCTCCGGAGACCTGttcccaaacaaaaaaacacctcaaaatGGACACGCAAAGGATGACAGGAAAGTGAGACTATAGCAACCATGTTTAGGAAAAGCCATGAAAGCTCAGCACCGCAGCAAGCAGAAACGGGCAGTTAAAATTGTCATCGCTAGCGTAGCCGCGTGATGCATCTCTCTACACAACGCGCCCGAATGCACCAGAGACGCAGAGGACAGGCCCATGCAATGACATGCATCAAAtccacacatcaaacacacaccagatatcacacactgtgaaaaagcaaaaccaggtagaaaaaaaaagtaactgcaCCGAATACAACCACACAACAAAAGGAAGCTTACACGTCTGCCTTTGCTAGCTGGGCCACAGGCAGGGGAACGCTttcatgtaaacacaaaaagaccagagagagagggagagagagggagagagagacagagatgagttgGGTGATAGAGCATAGGACAGAGTCAAGTAGTtcacaaagagaagaaaggggagagagagagagagaaagagagagagagagagagagagagagagagagggagagagagaggggtatataagttttatatataatataaatttaaggtttaaaaaaaactgtaggaCAAAAATTAAGGGGGAATCTACGTGAGCAGTACTAACAAGCTTCTCCGaatacctcaaaaaaaaaggttataatTACATCATTTTTTTACAGCCTGGAATGAagacagctaaaaaaaaaaaaaacaaaacaaaaaaaaaaaatacaggccaACTCATTCATCACTGGATGATTAAACAGATGGTGCCCAGAACAGTAACCTTGGTTTATAAAGATTTATGTGTCAGCGTAGAGTTTCTCAGCACTTACATCAAACTGATCCAAAGCAGAGGTAGGAGCATTGAGGAAGGCCAAGAAAGAGTTCTGGGAGTCTTGATGCTTGactcctgtaacacacagagaaaaactgacTGTCACATGACAACAGTTACGATCTGGGTCACGCGTGACTGCGGTCAcgattcgaaaaaaaaaaaaaaaaaaaaagaaaaaggaaaagcatgAATGAACAGTGCGGCGTGCGTGCGTACCCTTAGACTGTCGCAGCTCCTCCGTTTCCCGTTTCAGCCGCTCCATCTCCACCTGAAGATCCTCATTCTTCTTTTCGGCCTCCTCCAGTTTGCTGAGGGAGGGAAAATAATCCGTCACGCAGCGAAATACGACTCTGACTCAAGTTGCCGTGAGGTACTTATAATACAGCGTCAACCGTGTCAGCGTCTGCTCGGTGATACGTGCGGGACTAGAGCCAGCGGTGAGACCATTCTGAACCTGCTGTTCGTTTTTGGCTGGCTCCTCTGGGAAAAACGCATTCGGGGGAGGCAGACGGGCTACAGCCCGGACGGTGTAACGGCTAGTCCGGTGAGCGGCGTTACGTTAAGGGGTGACGCGCAGGGCTGCgccgaagggggggggggggggggggggggagcctcACCATTCGATGGCCATGCTGTCGGCCTTGACTTTGTTGAGTTCGTCCTGGATGGTCTGCTTGGCTCTGATCTCTGCATCCAGCGCCGACTGCAGCTCCAGACGCGCCGACATGTCCAGCTTGGCAAAGCGGCGCATCTTCCACGGCATGTCCTGACAcaaaagcaggagagaggacacGGCAAGGGCTTTGAGATCCTGAActccccgaaaaaaaaaaaaaaaaacagctttcccAGTGGTGAGAAATGAggtgtatttctttctttcattttctttctttacgaGTATCTCTCTAAGCGACTGATCTAGTCAACAACCAAATGTTCCACTCACGGTTCCACGTGCCCCGAGGCTGGTGTTTCTCAGGCCCTCCAGTTCCTCGGTCATCTTGGTGGCTAGGGCCTGCAGGTAGCCGCGTGCATCCTTCTCATCGCTCACCCTGCCGGAGGAGAGGACGGCCAGTCAACTGACGTGCATTTACAACGTATCGCCACAAGGGGTCTCGGCGAGCTTGTTAAATCAAATAGTTGCGAGGTACAAAGGCCAGTAACAAAGCTTACTGGAAATTCCTTTCACCTGGCTCTTTAAGGCCTGATGCACTGTTGTTTAAAAGGTTTTCCTAAATGTCAGCCAACAGGAAGAATAGTCTAAGAGCGCTGCTGGTTGACTGGTGTGCAGTATTTGACAAAGTCCTGTTCATCTCTTCCAAAATAACccaggccgtgtgtgtgtgtctgtgtgtatcactCACCACTGAATGATCTCAGTGATCTGAGCTTCCCAGTGGGCAACACTCTCTTTCTTATCTGCCAACTCCTTCATCTCTTCCTCCAGTTGTTTATTACTGGAGCTCAGCTTCTCAAACATGGATGTCAtctaaataaacagagaggaaaaacattatAAGCAACATCTCCACGGCTACAGAGAAAGCAGGAGGGCTCAGCACGACTGACAAAGAGTTCTTTAGAAGAATACCTTCAGTGACCGCTCTGATTTTAGGccttaaaatgaaagacatgaaCACGGTGTGCAGGGAGCTGACTTAACAGTCTTCAGAGGTAGGATTCTACCACAGGCTTTGTTccacattaaagaaaagaatCTGTACTCATATCACACAGACGGAAAGCATAAAAGGACGCAAGTGCTGTTGCCTTGGTTATTAATCGCTACATTGTGTCCTAAAATGACCGAGCTGGAACTGTCTAACCATGGTTCAACGGTCATCTCTGTGTTAGTAGCGTTAAACTTAACTCGTCTACAGCCCTCTGTTGTTATGAATTTAAGAACGGAAGAAAGTGTCGGACCCAGACCTTGAGTCCAATCAACCTTACTGCACGGGTCAAACGGTGAGACAGCTTTCCAAGCAAAAATGCCATGATTTGAGAAGTTACGCTACAGTAATACAAACACTAAAATCGTGTAGTTTGAGGGAGATATTGATTTGAAGTGGAAAACATATTGgacaaaaaagaagacataACAACCTGCCCACACctccccctcaacccccccacccccgctaCATCTGGAAAAGCTGTTGGCTACAGATAGAGGCTTGGCTTCCATTTTGCCTTTAAAGAGATTCATAAATTACACTTTAACCACTGTGAGGGGACAATAATGCTCATTAATTTTCTACACGACACGGTGTCACATTAAGGGCTATGGGCTCCGTTCATATGGTAAATAAGTCTGAAATGACACGATGGACAGAGAAGTGCACACCAGTGCCTGACTGTATAATAATACACTATTAGTCATGGGTGAAGGGTAGTCAGCATTACACGCCCCTGACGCAACCGATAAGAGATTGGGccggggacagggagagagagagagagagagagagagagagagagggagggagggagggagggagagagagagagagagggagggagggagggagagagagagagagagagagagagagagagagggagggagggagggagagagggagagggaaagaaatgaCTTTGCAATGAGCTGTCAACAAAGAGCCTGAGGAAAGAAGCCACCATAAAAAGTCATCGGTGCGACAAAACCGCACCATGCTCCAAAACCTCCCCTTCCCTAGCCCCCCAAAAACCTCAAATCTAGAAACTGACAAACAATCTAGAGCAATCAAGTTCTAATCTAGCAATCAGCAAACACAGCCCAGCAGTCATTAACAGGGCATGAATCAGCCTGGCACACTGCGCTCACTCCTGACTTTTCCTGCGTTAAATGTACTCTGACCAATTCACTGAACTTCACAGTGGtctcacagagaacagatcgttcatgtttttcacattcccagacatttttctttctttttttcttttttttgttttaacacagCTCTTTGTTGCTTTTACAAAGTAGGGAGAGTATTGACAGGCATCCCAAAAACACATTGGCAAGGAGAAGTTCAGTAAATCGCTCACAACGGCTCAGTCCTTAAAGATGGgcgctgtgttttctctcttactcaATAGAGAACTGGTCTAAGATGTTCTTTAGAGGGCACTTATAGTCTCATGTCCCAGTGTTAATGACGTGCtttaccaaaataaaaaacattcctACTCCGAGACGGCGCGTCCAAACTCAACCCCTCGTTTTCTTCAgatctttccttttctccaaCTCTGATACTCAGTGTCGTCCAAGGTCAACAAAGTCCTTTCCAAgagctgactctgtgtgtgtgtgtgtgtgtgtgtgtgtaagagctcTGTTCATTCTTGGGGGCGGTACGTGCAGGGTGATTTGACAGTCTGAGATGAGAGGGGATACAGGAAGTGGGAAGGTGTAAAGGGACACTGTTTGGATGGGACCCGTGTTGTGGCAGGACACCCTGCCCAGTCTCTCCACTGGCCTTTGATGTACAGCCCCTGCCCGGCGCGCAGACGCCAGTCCTCCGTCtttgacagagggagaggaagagagaaagaacagctatagggaactgtgtgtgtgtgcttgtgtgtgtgcgcgcgcatgtgtgtctgtgtatgtgtgtgcgcgcatgcgcgcacacgcacaagcacacacacacagtcatgagaCACTACATGTGCTCTGTGGCCTTGGGATTCTTGGGAGACGTCATGGCACCCATGTCAGAGTCATGTCCTTATCAGAGAGCATCAAGGGATGCTGGCGGCATTTGATTACATAAACAGTACTAACAGCCATtcacaaaaagatttttttttttttttccttgacgACTAAATCTTTTGTTTAAGTGTATAGggagagggaaaacacagaagtgtgtgtgtgtgtgtgtgtgtgtgtgtgtgtgtaagtgtgatcTCACCTTGTCTAACTCAGCAGAGAGTTTcttgttctcctctgtcagcagaactctctccctctcatactTCTGCTTGTATTCAGTCTCTAACTCCTCCCTCTCAGTTTGACTGTGGTGAGGAAAAAGGAGCAGAAAGCGTCTGTGAAGCACTGCAGAGCATCTCCATCATTCTTACTGCTGATCCACTCACTTATTCATCACTGTAAGGACTCTACACGAGTTTTCACAAGGCAAAAAACTATTTAACAAAATCAATAGATATCCCATACATGAAAACGGTTAATGCCGTGTTGAAACAGTTCTCTTAACCAGTGCTGAGAGCAGGATTCAGGATATGGTGTATATAAGGTGTGCTGTACGTGAAAGTGAATGTGTATGGCGAGTCATCACTCGAAGTACCAACAACCAAGATAAAGCCCCTGACAGGCAGGACACCTGTGCTCACTGAGATCTGTGTAAGCACAGTGCAGGTGCCATAAATGCATTACCTCTCTCTGCGGGTTTTGTCAAGCTTGTCCTTGAGCACCATGATCTCCTTCTTCAGTGTCAGCTGTTGGCCCTCAGCGTCTCGGAGCTCCTTCTTAAGGTTTTTCAACTCGTTGGCGTGTTGGAGGTCTCTGCGCGACAGCTCCTCCTCAAAGAACACCGTCTTCTTCTCAAATTCAGCGCGGAGTTTGCTCAGCTCCTGGTTCTGCTCGGACGGCCCTGGACCCGGGGCCCGACCCACGTGCTTCTGCTGTATCACAACGGAACCGGACAAGAAAACCCAAACGGTCTAGATACAGTACCTTCAATggtct
Proteins encoded in this region:
- the cdc42bpaa gene encoding serine/threonine-protein kinase MRCK alpha isoform X3 gives rise to the protein MSGEVRLKKLEKLFLDGPVQSNGQCFSVETLLDILICLYDECNNSPLRREKNVAEFLEWAKPFTSKVKQMRLHKEDFEILKVIGRGAFGEVAVVKVRNSDKVFAMKILNKWEMLKRAETACFREERDVLVNGDSQWITTLHYAFQDDNFLYLVMDYYVGGDLLTLLSKFEDRLPEDMARFYLAEMVVAIDSVHQLHYVHRDIKPDNILMDMNGHIRLADFGSCLKLMEDGTVQSSVAVGTPDYISPEILQAMEDGKGKYGPECDWWSLGVCMYEMLYGETPFYAESLVETYGKIMNHKERFQFPAQVTDVSENAKDLIRRLICSREHRLGQNGIEDFKQHPFFSGIDWDNIRNCDAPYIPEVSSPSDTSNFDVEDDCLKNTETMPPPSHTAFSGHHLPFLGFTYTSKCSLSDRGCLRESAGPAQMDVCVQRSLEESLATEAYERRIRRLEQEKLELSRKLQESTKTVQALQYSSTDGQTPLNREGEIRGLKEEIESLRKQIADSGQLEQQLEQASAARRDLEDSSKHIRSLEKQIKSMTQERDDLQRELLESAERLKAQGKELKEADSQRKLAMQEFSEMSEKVTELRSHKQRLSRQLRDKEEEMEALTQKVEALRLEVRKAERAKKEMEAQAEENAAEAQKEKKLRERSEQYSHQLEEELEGMKQKHVGRAPGPGPSEQNQELSKLRAEFEKKTVFFEEELSRRDLQHANELKNLKKELRDAEGQQLTLKKEIMVLKDKLDKTRRESQTEREELETEYKQKYERERVLLTEENKKLSAELDKMTSMFEKLSSSNKQLEEEMKELADKKESVAHWEAQITEIIQWVSDEKDARGYLQALATKMTEELEGLRNTSLGARGTDMPWKMRRFAKLDMSARLELQSALDAEIRAKQTIQDELNKVKADSMAIECKLEEAEKKNEDLQVEMERLKRETEELRQSKGVKHQDSQNSFLAFLNAPTSALDQFDRSPACGPASKGRRIDSVDNFSLSNTPSREEDVKSQLRSRSPSTASDAEQPEVADQRSAQTPTIRSGYSSSGLITPKPKAHQFVVKTFTTPTKCNQCTSLMVGLIRQGCTCEVCEFSCHVTCADKAPAVCPIPPDQTKGPLGVDPQKGIGTAFEGHVRVPKPAGVKKGWQRALAVVCDFKLFLYDVAEGKAAQPSIVVSQIIDMRDEEFSVSSVLASDVIHANRKDIPCIFRVTASQLSTSSSKKCSILILADSDQDRNKWVGVLTELHRLLKKNKLKERFVYVPKEAYDSTLPLIKTTQSAAIIDHERIALGNEEGLYVIHVTKDEIIRVGDNKKVHNIELIPTEQLLAVISGRNRHVRLFPMAALDDRETDFQKLAETKGCQALTSGTVRHGSLTCLGVAMKRQVICYELNKSKARHRKLREFQAPANVQWMALLSEKLYVGYQAGFTRYSVHGESSPVSLLHPEDHTLAFIGHLNLDALCAVEISSKELLLCFSSIGVYVDCQGRRSRQQELMWPANPSACCYNAPYLSVYSENAVDVFDVNTMEWIQTIPLKKVRPLNTDGSLNLLGLETVRLIYFKNKTAEGDELVVPETSDNSRKQMVRSMTSKRRFSFRVPEEERLQQRREMLRDPEMRNKLISNPTNFNHVVHMGPGDGIQILKDLPMNIRPQESRGVLGGSVSIPSISKARPEPGRSVSASSGLGTRSSSQNGSALRRELSSGSYGSSSSKRQTMTSPSEGSLSSSGGMDGGGDAPISQFDREDSDSPRHSTASNSSNLSSPPSPSSPHKAKCQSLERGEHLGWET